In the Salvia miltiorrhiza cultivar Shanhuang (shh) chromosome 8, IMPLAD_Smil_shh, whole genome shotgun sequence genome, aaaccaaaacaagatatttccttataatgttttcttttaatctttgatccgcgcttaaaatggtttaaaagaaaacatcataaggaaatatcttgttttggtttaaatgttccaaattataacataagtgggtctttgtataattatttataaaaaggggttgttttttgaatttttaagaattaagtcgtgtcaaatttggacaacaacaaaagttgatgtattaaaatgtaaaatcctaacttcgcgtcaaatatggatttttggcaaagtttatgtatttaggtgcaattttccctagaAAATACTAAAAGTTCGAGAAATAAAACGGACCACTTATTCAAAGATAAAATTCATCATCAAATAGGACACTTGTTCGGTGCTTTAGCAACTTACAAATCATGCATGAATGGATGATTATAATGGGATTTTCGTTATAGATTTAACTCAAGTATTACCAACAGAATTACAGGAACACTTTCTATATTAGAGAAAAGGAAGGTAAATGAAAATATTGAATCGACtcattatttttcaataaaaatgaaGCTTCTGATTATTCCCATTTCACAAAAATTTTAGTCCATGAATAACATGTGCACATCCCAAAACATAAGCGAAATATAGAGATTGAGTTGGAATCTTGGCATGATTTGtatattcagaaaaaaaaaaaagattcaatCTTACCTGGTGAAGAAAGGTAACAAAAGGTGATTACATTTGCGTTTTATCTGGGATTGTTGGTGTTATTACTACAACACGAAACGCAATGAGAAAACAAGGCCTTTCTAACACGAAACTGCAGCAAAACGAAAACAAGAAGACGATAACCAAGCGCCATGAGAAACAGTATGAGCAAATTCTCCCACTTGGAGCTGCTGTCAACCGATACATCGTATACATTTTGGAGGGCTTGATAACCTGATAACGACCTTACCTGCCCCACCGCGAACGACGTCCCACTGTACTCGTTCTCCAAGAGCCCCTGCACCACAACACACAAGCTATCACAATGAAGGATAAAACTCATTTCCAACAGCTATTTGGTTAATGAGGCACACTCCGCCTATTAAATCctaattatgattaataaacCATACTTAGGGACCTGATTGGATTTAATTAGAGCAGATCCATGGTGCATCCGGATATACACAAGTTTTTGCCTTCATTGTCTCATGGGATGCAATAGTGTGTTTTGGATCGTTCACTAGCATTATATGAGTTACGTTGTTTAGTAAGTAGTAGCTTACCTGGATAGAGTAAGTGTGGAAAGCGATGTATGATGTAGGATACATCCATACTACCCGTGGCAAAGCACTTCGAATCCTAAAGAGTCCGGCTGAAAGCATCATCACCATCTGAAAGATGAATATTGATGTTAGCTAGACGGAAGGAGAAGTTCTAGTTAGATGAGCTCAATTCGTGCAGTGGGATGTTACTTACatgtatattaattaatattatgatGCTCCAGAAAGTGTTTTGGCAAATAGAAGCCACGAGTAGCACCAGTCCCTCGTTAACTAAAAGGCACGTGAAGAAGTTGAGGGCAAAGTACACCAACAAGCTGAAATCGTCCCTCAGCCCGACTAGGAAATAGAAGACCAAACTCGATGAGATGGAGAGGAGAAACAAGAACGGGATACTCGAGAGTAATTGTCCGATGAGAAAGACCAATGTCCCAGAGTGCCGGTTTGCCTCTTCACAGATGAATATCTGCGTGATGCAATGAAGGTGGTGTTTACTTTGAGTGATagctttgatagataaaaatatgttgCCCGATTAGGGTTGTACATCGTCTTGGGAATGTACTACTTTGATTACCTTGATGTCTTTGAGCTGTGCGGGGACACCAGCTATGCTCAGAAGCGATGTAAATGATACGAATAAAAATATAGCTCCAACTCTTGTCTGCAACCAGAAAGAAGCACCAACGTGAGTAAcaaaatagtaaatttgccATCCGATATTCACAAGGGGTGATACGAAATCGTTAAAATGAGGCAGAAGAGATGAAGATTTTATTAGTAAGGAAAAAGAATGTTGTCAGGGATGCAAAGTGGAGATCTAGGATGCATTCATGATGTGAGCAGAGCTACAATCAAGATCTTCAGCAAATGAAGAAAAGTGAAATTACCATCACTTTGTAAAAATTGACAACCAGTTGCATATCATATCACAACCATTGCAATTAGGATTGAACAACTTGAACCATACGCTGGAATAGTACAACTTACCCCGACTGAAGATAACGAGTGCCCCAAACCAGAGAATACTGTACCAATACATAGTGCCAGAAACATGTATATAATTAAACGAAGCCAATAGTATTTCCACTCCCTCGACATAATCAACAAAGATCTCCAAGTCAATATTGCAATTTTGATGGCACAGCTTGCCCTACCTTTGCTTCTGAGAAGCGGACCTTCCTGTAGAAGTAGCGAAGCACAAATTTAGGAGCCACATTAATATTTGCTCTGTGAGATCAAGATGAAAACCGACTGTCTCAAGAATTACATGTAAACTTTGTCTAAATAACACTATAAATTTGCTTGCATAGCCTGCCCACCTACAAACCATACTATTGTTAATCGGCTTTATTTGTAGAAGCAGTGACACATAGGAGAAAATGTTAATTCTACATGTGTATTAGTCAGTTTGTGCGTGTATATATATCAATTATGTTAAATGCTCGAGTCTAATGTGATAGTCGTTATAAAGCAAGAATGATTGTGTTAATAATGACTCCACCTTGTCAGTGAGCTTCAAAATCATAGTCTCAACAGCAGCAGCATCTGCAGATGATTTATATGTTGCTTCAAGAGTGCGTATCGCCACAGCAGTGTCCATATTAACTGATGAAAGCTCCCCATGGTCATCCTGTTATAATAACGGACTTCATTATAAACACCACATAGAGCATGCCTGTCTGAATGGCTTTCATAAATGATTGTTAACAACTAAAGGCATAAAGACACCAATGTCAGCCTTGATTATCTGATAATACAATTTCATGACAGAGTTTATCCAGATATAAGATCATTTCATTCGTGCAGTGAAAATCACAAGGAAGAATACCTGCCAGTTTTTGCACATGGCAATAATCCTATCAAAATCTGTATTTATAGCTCTCAGAAAGTGATCGGAAGGACTTTGCATGATAGGGCAAGGAAATCCAGCATTTGAGAAATGCTACAGAAACAAGAAAAGGAGTAATTATTTCATAATCCGATGCTAAAATTGAACGtgtacaaaataaaagaaagaaactgaTATTGCTAAAAGGAAGCCGTGAAAATCTTAACTTTACTAAATCTCACTGACCAGTGGGCAGAATACTGATCACTTTTATAGTAACATCCTTGTTCGTGTGCAAGGTATGCAGTTCTACTTTATTTGGAATAAGTACATACACCGTAATAATTTCTATTACACTTATATATTCAGATTTATTACCTGCAAACAAGCAAGTGTTTCCCCGAAGAACAATGTGTTTCCATTAGAAAGAAGACAAATTCTATCGAAAAGGCCAAACACTTCTGTACTGCTCTGGTAAATGGTGAATATTAGAGTGCATCCTGTGCTGGCAAGCTTCTTCAGGGTAACCATCATTAAAAGTGCTGATACGCTGGACACGGAAATGAATCTATTAGTGGTTGAAAGCAGAGCAGGCATTTTTTATAGTCGAACATAAACAGAGATGTTGCAGATGGCTCGTTATAACACACGTCATAAATGCACAGATAGTACACTAGCATCGGGAATTAAAACTGAAAAGAACCTGTCGAGATGATAAAGAGGCTCATCAATGAATAAGATATGCGGTCTCATGACAAGCTCCCGGGCAATTGTTACTCGTCTTCTCTCCCCACTGCGAAGACCCTTCATATAACAGTGCCCACCTATGAGCTTATTTGCATAATCCCCCAATGACATGGCATGGATGGCATCCTCCACTGCACTCCTCTTCTTATAAATGAAGCCCGGAAGCTGAAGCAGTGCTGAGTAGTAAAGGTACTCGCGCACAGTCAACGACCCAATAAGCGTGCTTTCTCTTTCAACAAATCCCTAATGAAAAgcaacaaaattcaaaatcaacttTCAAAATACATGAAGGTAAAACAGGACCAATGGGGCATGCATAATGGTTGCATTTTGACAATTACTTTGACTTTCCCAGTGATCTCTTTCAATATTCACTTATATTCTTATTTGTTTCCAGTCAATAAGATGATCTTGAACATTAATTACTCTATATAAGTTGAAAAAGGTCCCAAGAAACCATATCAAGAGAAATTATGGTTTGAACAGAACTTACATATGCTCCATATGGCAAGTGCGATTTTACACCATTAATAAATACCTCGCCATAAGTTCTAGCTGAATCAGGCAGTCTCCCTGAATTACAGGAAAAAGAGGAAAATCACATTTATTCATTAACACAACTAGTTGGTATGATCCTTTGCAGTAAGGATAAATAAGTGAAATGGCATCAAACACACAAACCTGCAAGAGCTCTTAAGAGCGTTGATTTGCCCGATTTGGCAGGACCCATGATCACTGTCATTGTTCCTGGGAACGCATATCCATTTGAACTCTTTACGACCTTGTCAGAGTACTTTCTTTTACCCTTTATAGTGACTGTCAAATCCTTCCACGCAATCGAGGCTCCTGCAGTCTTTCGTGCAACATTAGCACCCTCGGGCAAAGGTGGTGATGCAAGTGAGCCACTATTGATCTTTGAGAGGGAAGGGGAGACAGGAGTAGTAGCAGTATTAATTGAGTCGGCTCCTCCTTCCTCCACCTTCACTTCAATATCTGTATCTTCCCAGTCGGGCGAGTCCTCAAATGAAATCGGTTGTCTAAATGCACCCGGTTTTCTTAAGTAGAAGAAATTGCTTGAAGGCACTCTACTTGCTGGGCTACTAGCTGAAGACGATGAGGACCTATAGTGATCCGATTGAGACTGTATTTCTTCCATCTATCCAAATCCTAATGTGTTATTAAAGTTCCTCGTTTGTCATATACAAGCCAAACAAACTTAAGACATTGCCATTAAACTTTCAAGAATCAATccatccaagaaactaaacttgAGCCTTTCATCCCAACCTCGAGTAACACTAGTTAAGCTGAATCTGCCTCAGCATGCAATCAGGGCCAACAATTGCATAAGATGAAACACTGTTTCAAGCAGCCATTTATATAtcattaaaaaattcaaaacatgAGAGCTATGACATGACAAGCATTACATATCATATAGAGTTCGATTGAAGGATTTCATGCTCTTTCTGCTTGCCACAAAGTCGAGCTGAAAATTCCCATACCTTTGGACAATTTTTTAGTGCTGTAAGTACAAAAATTCAGGAGCTTCTCCTAAACTTCTTAGCAGAATAATTCTCGTATCAATTGAAATATTGCAGAAATACTGGCACAATATTCATTTCCATGTATA is a window encoding:
- the LOC131000540 gene encoding ABC transporter G family member 3; protein product: MEEIQSQSDHYRSSSSSASSPASRVPSSNFFYLRKPGAFRQPISFEDSPDWEDTDIEVKVEEGGADSINTATTPVSPSLSKINSGSLASPPLPEGANVARKTAGASIAWKDLTVTIKGKRKYSDKVVKSSNGYAFPGTMTVIMGPAKSGKSTLLRALAGRLPDSARTYGEVFINGVKSHLPYGAYGFVERESTLIGSLTVREYLYYSALLQLPGFIYKKRSAVEDAIHAMSLGDYANKLIGGHCYMKGLRSGERRRVTIARELVMRPHILFIDEPLYHLDSVSALLMMVTLKKLASTGCTLIFTIYQSSTEVFGLFDRICLLSNGNTLFFGETLACLQHFSNAGFPCPIMQSPSDHFLRAINTDFDRIIAMCKNWQDDHGELSSVNMDTAVAIRTLEATYKSSADAAAVETMILKLTDKEGPLLRSKGRASCAIKIAILTWRSLLIMSREWKYYWLRLIIYMFLALCIGTVFSGLGHSLSSVGTRVGAIFLFVSFTSLLSIAGVPAQLKDIKIFICEEANRHSGTLVFLIGQLLSSIPFLFLLSISSSLVFYFLVGLRDDFSLLVYFALNFFTCLLVNEGLVLLVASICQNTFWSIIILINIHMVMMLSAGLFRIRSALPRVVWMYPTSYIAFHTYSIQGLLENEYSGTSFAVGQVRSLSGYQALQNVYDVSVDSSSKWENLLILFLMALGYRLLVFVLLQFRVRKALFSHCVSCCSNNTNNPR